A portion of the Deltaproteobacteria bacterium genome contains these proteins:
- the grxC gene encoding glutaredoxin 3 → MTITLYTTDYCGYCRAAKRLLAERGLAFTEIDVTNNAAERAAVSARADGWRTVPMVFIDERFIGGYQELLALDQAGQLLPGRG, encoded by the coding sequence ATGACGATCACGCTCTACACCACGGACTACTGCGGCTACTGTCGCGCGGCGAAGCGGTTGTTGGCCGAACGGGGATTGGCGTTTACCGAGATCGACGTAACAAATAACGCCGCCGAACGCGCCGCCGTGTCCGCCCGCGCCGATGGCTGGCGGACCGTGCCGATGGTCTTCATCGACGAGCGTTTCATCGGCGGCTACCAAGAACTGCTGGCGTTGGACCAAGCGGGACAGTTGTTGCCGGGCCGTGGCTGA
- a CDS encoding RHS repeat-associated core domain-containing protein: MSGLSAGPGAVLTPELAEQLGRTYQLAEVRPFLTALATQSVAASLARGASDASAARIAAALLPGRAANTLDRAATTPWAVVQTRLEVRGGLLRTDPQLRADVEAALKMRLQSLLPELSRRYLYDQMLNGAFGAAQPEVEALAAEVSRRATTTLNAQLDALAAQGYDALLGQLRHCFADAAEPALCPIPAGQFLTDPKAAIEHLLRGETLRRVIERPFAEALGDGTVASIRGRIETALAGQLPPELVRALRDGPEQFRALSQRVRAHLPGATLDRALHKVRDFPVLTLPNPVYGAILLASAGRHFANAFCGPTCFNPYEFKRATEVLDVLQWQLSNREAIVLNLTQLLDVAKQVGAFAGLPPVAEWGRFGRDLTAVRDRVRHVRAEIQRLEGVVTGKLDMVQGKLDEAVRVAEAELQDLQQTLLTPVRDAVTMTNDGMADLARRATSIFPQEAGLPRSWEEFKRRAQLRGQWLGRWGDQTPLEVLGLEEVPGQVRSELARWNEEISGGLAHAAGGVLEATGVLPLTAQILPETRIPAQHPSLSNAFDPVLLHNGEFLHRVVDLTIPARGPDLRFERVYRSRHDFSGPLGRNWTHSYNEHLLPSADGSVTWFDAAGRKWRFLRAADGTYQSPRGVFSLLCRADIAAVSECSAAPFTLRHPNGAQTHFSAAGRWAATRDRFGNTVHAVYDAADRLTSVRAAVGRSLQFDYDRADRIVAVRDWTGRVWRYVYDTQGDLIAVTTPAVRDFPHGKTTQYAYTAHEPDPPLNHNLVQITDPNGQVYLRNTYGRSGLERDRVIAQYYGDATRPIQAHYLLARPGWWGGPNAAVDEVTVTDRRGLMRRYRHNAWGELLREETVGARAADTDVVAISAYDAEGRRTTEQLSDGGAWHATYPDTARDRREHGNILRQEQRGRDGRVRAWTLAYRPTSSDVQQVRDPLDQQAILHYDGVALQAVTLPDGSRRQWERDPFGQPIRARDAAGTVTAYQYSAAGDLAAVVRDAEHAAGTIRYRTDAVGNVTAVTDPTGAVTQFLVNARNQVEREIGPAPFRYERRYSYDANDNLVRVAVDNRPQGFVAVEMAYDSLDYLIQRREQVDAAHWIETRFEYDANHNLARIVRPEGNWIALVYDARDRVVARQAGDDTVGALAAWQWAYDASGALAATIDPVGARTAYQYDGFGQLRAVRDPLGNGPQLVRDALGRVTHAEWFDAAGTRLQATRWHYDPLGRVVARQRARWRNPADSIEWVTEAWQRDSRGQVRAFTDASGARWDIEHDRLGHLAAVRDPVGIERHYTYDLAGRLVQADVGPPLTTTQFHYDALGRLIAQTDPVGAQWRYSYDARSNLVALQPPSGGATHFAYDALGRLRARHRDAEAVGRNPWNPDGRLTTRWTWDANHRLRSLHDDADTPLQYAYDPLDQPIGVQFADGTTTRYQRRRDGRVAARWDASGRDVQYEYDATGRVAALTANDRTAAAESISAGYRYDPLGRLIAARVGTEVSTFAYDALSHLVQETQGEFRIDTSVDALGQVVERRMPDGERETRRYDAIGRLIGAVHGDAQVAIEHHGWQRAVHTHFGAHLERERDYDSAGRIRRESYRHDTGASWAITYAYDAAGNTRAATETDGPRWTYQYDAAQRLVAAERVAGLARESWRWQLDGNDNWRTVTTPAGTWRYAVDPLHRVTTMSGPDAVPRTALHYDAAGRLLHDGRVAYDYDALGRLQRVARGGWWQRPIRYTYDALARRVGRQEQRIVYSGWHELGWQQRDGAWITLLRGGSWDELLAQRPASAAPRYIAQDRLGSVRRWWTEQGAVNAAREYTPYGVAREPVADRTGLVFGFAGRPQEPDSALVHLRYRDYAPALGRFLTRDPLGSKSPLRSATTTAADGSRYHSVDHPGMGPGRHFSGGAWWQAAPSRGDLLTEPNPYTYAQANPQRFLDPFGLRITVTPNGPHVTIEITAEVLESPDLPPNFPALFEAGVERIWNGTFPNHHDAGAPPWEVETHVTITPVPRWQQRGEHRIYLWQLNEKDRVMAEVNRLGGRVMRIDPDLFTTLTTFEREREVVYAHEVGHWLKLGHFEPGDEPRDSDAIVNLMRGDAWKNGQLNEEGVDNICDLLQCRVVPKEDLPPSERSHWIRRPDYKG, translated from the coding sequence ATGTCCGGGCTCAGTGCGGGCCCCGGGGCGGTGCTGACGCCCGAGCTGGCCGAGCAACTGGGACGCACCTATCAACTGGCCGAAGTGCGGCCGTTTCTGACCGCGCTGGCGACGCAATCGGTCGCGGCCAGCCTGGCACGCGGCGCGTCCGACGCGAGTGCGGCGCGGATTGCGGCTGCGCTGTTGCCAGGCCGGGCCGCAAATACGTTGGATCGCGCCGCGACCACTCCGTGGGCCGTGGTACAGACGCGGCTGGAGGTGCGCGGGGGCCTGCTGCGCACCGATCCGCAGCTGCGCGCCGACGTCGAGGCCGCGCTGAAGATGCGCTTGCAGTCGCTGCTGCCCGAATTGTCGCGCCGCTATCTCTACGATCAAATGTTGAATGGGGCATTCGGCGCGGCACAACCGGAAGTCGAGGCGTTGGCCGCTGAGGTGTCGCGCCGCGCCACCACCACACTCAACGCGCAACTCGATGCATTGGCCGCGCAAGGCTACGATGCGCTGCTGGGGCAATTGCGCCACTGCTTCGCGGACGCCGCGGAACCGGCGCTTTGCCCCATTCCCGCCGGACAATTCCTGACCGACCCAAAGGCCGCAATCGAACACCTGTTGCGCGGCGAAACGTTGCGCCGCGTGATCGAACGCCCGTTTGCCGAGGCGTTAGGCGATGGCACCGTTGCCTCGATCCGCGGCCGGATCGAGACGGCGCTGGCTGGCCAATTGCCACCGGAATTGGTGCGCGCGTTGCGCGACGGGCCGGAACAGTTCCGTGCGCTCAGCCAGCGCGTGCGCGCCCATCTCCCCGGCGCCACGCTCGACCGCGCGCTCCACAAGGTCCGCGACTTTCCGGTGCTGACGCTTCCCAACCCCGTCTATGGCGCGATCTTGCTCGCCTCCGCCGGTCGCCATTTCGCGAACGCCTTTTGCGGGCCTACCTGTTTCAATCCATACGAATTCAAACGCGCCACTGAAGTGCTCGACGTGTTGCAATGGCAGCTCAGCAACCGCGAGGCGATCGTCCTCAATCTCACGCAGCTGCTCGATGTGGCCAAACAAGTCGGCGCGTTTGCCGGGCTCCCACCAGTCGCGGAGTGGGGACGTTTCGGACGCGACCTGACGGCCGTACGCGATCGGGTGCGTCACGTGCGCGCCGAGATCCAACGCTTAGAAGGCGTCGTGACCGGCAAGCTGGATATGGTCCAAGGAAAACTGGACGAGGCCGTGCGCGTGGCGGAAGCCGAGCTGCAGGATTTACAACAAACGTTACTGACTCCGGTGCGCGACGCGGTCACGATGACCAACGATGGCATGGCCGACTTAGCACGTCGGGCCACGTCGATCTTTCCGCAAGAAGCGGGGCTCCCGCGCAGTTGGGAAGAGTTCAAACGACGCGCCCAGCTGCGTGGTCAGTGGCTTGGCCGTTGGGGTGACCAAACGCCGCTCGAAGTGTTGGGGTTGGAAGAGGTTCCAGGACAAGTCCGCTCCGAACTCGCCCGCTGGAATGAGGAAATCAGTGGTGGTCTGGCGCACGCAGCGGGCGGCGTGTTGGAGGCCACGGGAGTGTTGCCGCTCACGGCCCAAATCCTTCCGGAGACCCGCATCCCGGCACAACACCCGAGCCTCAGTAACGCCTTCGATCCGGTGCTGCTCCATAACGGCGAATTCCTCCACCGCGTCGTCGATCTGACGATTCCGGCGCGTGGACCCGACCTGCGCTTCGAACGCGTCTACCGCAGCCGCCACGATTTTAGCGGACCACTGGGACGAAACTGGACGCACTCCTATAATGAGCATCTGCTGCCGTCCGCCGATGGCAGCGTCACGTGGTTCGACGCCGCAGGGCGCAAGTGGCGTTTCCTCCGCGCTGCCGACGGCACCTATCAATCCCCGCGCGGCGTATTTTCGCTGCTTTGTCGAGCGGATATCGCCGCTGTATCGGAGTGCAGCGCTGCGCCGTTCACGCTGCGGCATCCGAACGGCGCGCAGACGCACTTCTCAGCGGCCGGCCGTTGGGCGGCCACCCGCGACCGTTTCGGCAATACAGTGCATGCCGTGTATGATGCCGCCGACCGCCTGACCTCCGTGCGCGCCGCCGTCGGACGGTCGTTGCAGTTCGACTACGACCGAGCGGATCGCATCGTCGCAGTGCGCGATTGGACCGGTCGCGTCTGGCGTTACGTGTACGATACGCAGGGTGACTTGATCGCGGTCACGACGCCTGCCGTGCGTGACTTTCCACACGGCAAGACGACGCAATATGCCTACACCGCGCATGAACCCGATCCACCGCTCAATCACAACTTAGTGCAGATCACCGACCCGAACGGACAGGTGTATTTGCGGAACACGTACGGACGTAGTGGCCTGGAGCGCGATCGCGTGATTGCGCAATATTACGGCGACGCGACACGGCCTATTCAAGCGCATTACTTGTTGGCGCGTCCCGGATGGTGGGGCGGTCCCAACGCGGCCGTCGATGAGGTCACGGTGACCGATCGGCGCGGGCTGATGCGTCGCTATCGGCACAATGCGTGGGGCGAATTGCTGCGCGAGGAGACTGTCGGCGCGCGGGCGGCGGACACAGACGTCGTTGCAATCTCCGCATACGACGCCGAGGGACGCCGCACCACAGAGCAATTGTCCGACGGAGGCGCGTGGCATGCTACGTATCCCGATACGGCGCGTGATCGGCGCGAACACGGGAACATATTGCGGCAGGAGCAGCGCGGTCGTGACGGCCGCGTGCGAGCGTGGACGCTGGCGTATCGCCCCACCAGCAGCGATGTGCAACAGGTGCGTGATCCACTCGATCAGCAGGCAATACTCCATTACGATGGAGTGGCCTTGCAGGCGGTCACGTTGCCCGACGGGAGTCGCCGGCAGTGGGAGCGCGATCCGTTCGGCCAACCGATTCGTGCGCGCGACGCCGCCGGCACCGTGACGGCGTACCAATATTCCGCCGCCGGAGATCTCGCCGCCGTCGTGCGCGACGCCGAGCACGCGGCCGGAACAATCCGCTATCGGACTGACGCGGTCGGCAATGTGACGGCCGTGACCGATCCGACCGGTGCCGTCACGCAGTTCCTCGTGAATGCGCGCAATCAAGTCGAACGGGAGATCGGACCGGCGCCGTTCCGCTATGAACGCCGCTACAGCTACGACGCAAACGATAATTTGGTGCGTGTCGCCGTGGACAATCGCCCGCAAGGGTTTGTCGCCGTCGAGATGGCGTATGACTCGCTCGACTATTTGATTCAGCGACGCGAACAAGTGGATGCCGCGCACTGGATCGAGACGCGATTCGAGTACGACGCGAATCACAATTTGGCGCGGATCGTGCGTCCGGAGGGGAATTGGATCGCGTTGGTCTACGATGCGCGTGATCGGGTGGTGGCGCGGCAGGCCGGGGACGATACCGTCGGCGCGCTCGCCGCATGGCAATGGGCGTACGACGCAAGCGGCGCGCTCGCGGCGACGATCGATCCCGTCGGTGCGCGGACGGCGTATCAATATGACGGCTTCGGTCAGTTGCGCGCGGTGCGCGATCCGCTCGGCAACGGGCCGCAGCTGGTGCGTGACGCACTCGGCCGGGTGACGCACGCCGAATGGTTTGACGCTGCTGGCACCCGACTCCAAGCCACTCGCTGGCACTACGACCCGCTCGGGCGCGTCGTCGCCCGCCAACGGGCCCGGTGGCGCAACCCAGCTGACTCGATCGAGTGGGTGACGGAGGCCTGGCAACGCGATTCACGCGGTCAGGTGCGCGCGTTCACCGACGCCTCCGGCGCGCGTTGGGACATAGAGCACGATCGTCTTGGACACCTCGCCGCAGTGCGCGATCCGGTCGGAATCGAACGCCATTACACGTATGACCTGGCGGGGCGATTGGTGCAGGCGGATGTCGGTCCGCCGCTCACCACGACGCAATTCCACTACGATGCGCTCGGACGTCTGATCGCGCAGACCGATCCGGTCGGTGCACAGTGGCGCTACTCGTACGACGCGCGTTCCAATCTGGTCGCGCTCCAGCCGCCGAGTGGCGGCGCGACGCACTTTGCATACGACGCATTGGGACGGTTGCGCGCGCGGCATCGGGACGCGGAGGCCGTCGGCCGCAATCCGTGGAATCCTGACGGCCGACTCACGACGCGCTGGACGTGGGACGCCAACCATCGATTGCGCAGTCTGCACGACGACGCCGACACGCCACTGCAGTACGCCTACGATCCACTCGACCAGCCGATCGGTGTCCAATTCGCCGACGGCACGACCACACGGTATCAGCGCCGTCGCGATGGCCGTGTCGCGGCGCGATGGGACGCGAGCGGACGGGACGTCCAGTACGAGTACGACGCCACCGGCCGTGTCGCGGCGCTGACGGCGAATGACCGCACCGCTGCTGCGGAATCGATCAGCGCCGGCTATCGGTACGATCCGCTCGGCCGCCTGATCGCGGCGCGCGTTGGCACAGAAGTCAGCACATTCGCATACGACGCGCTCTCTCATTTGGTGCAAGAAACTCAAGGCGAATTCAGGATCGACACATCCGTCGATGCACTGGGGCAGGTCGTGGAACGACGGATGCCCGACGGGGAACGCGAAACGCGCCGCTACGACGCCATCGGTCGGTTGATCGGCGCTGTGCACGGCGATGCGCAAGTGGCCATCGAGCACCACGGTTGGCAGCGTGCCGTCCACACGCATTTCGGCGCGCACCTCGAACGGGAACGGGACTACGATTCCGCAGGACGTATCCGTCGTGAGTCGTATCGCCATGACACCGGGGCATCGTGGGCCATCACATACGCGTACGACGCGGCGGGGAACACGCGCGCGGCGACGGAAACGGACGGTCCGCGCTGGACGTATCAATACGATGCGGCGCAGCGCTTAGTCGCTGCGGAGCGCGTTGCCGGCCTCGCGCGCGAGTCCTGGCGGTGGCAATTGGACGGCAACGACAATTGGCGCACGGTCACGACACCGGCCGGGACGTGGCGTTACGCAGTCGACCCGCTGCATCGCGTGACCACGATGAGCGGGCCGGACGCCGTGCCTCGCACCGCACTGCACTACGACGCCGCTGGTCGACTGTTGCATGACGGCCGCGTTGCATATGACTACGATGCGCTCGGCCGACTGCAGCGAGTCGCACGCGGCGGCTGGTGGCAACGTCCGATCCGCTACACCTACGATGCGCTCGCGCGGCGCGTTGGTCGGCAGGAACAACGAATCGTCTACAGCGGTTGGCACGAACTCGGCTGGCAGCAGCGCGACGGCGCTTGGATAACGCTGCTGCGCGGCGGGAGTTGGGATGAATTGCTGGCGCAGCGCCCGGCGAGCGCTGCACCGCGCTACATCGCCCAGGATCGACTCGGTTCGGTGCGCCGTTGGTGGACTGAGCAGGGCGCCGTGAATGCGGCCCGCGAATATACGCCATACGGTGTGGCGCGGGAGCCGGTTGCGGACCGCACCGGACTCGTCTTCGGATTCGCCGGTCGGCCGCAGGAGCCGGACAGCGCGCTGGTGCATTTGCGCTATCGTGACTACGCCCCGGCGTTGGGCCGCTTCCTGACGCGCGATCCGCTGGGCTCCAAATCGCCGCTGCGGAGCGCTACGACAACAGCGGCCGATGGCTCACGCTACCACAGTGTCGATCATCCGGGAATGGGCCCGGGCCGCCATTTCAGCGGTGGGGCGTGGTGGCAAGCGGCGCCGTCGCGTGGCGACTTGTTGACGGAGCCGAACCCGTATACTTACGCCCAGGCCAATCCGCAGCGTTTTCTCGACCCGTTCGGGCTGCGGATCACCGTCACGCCGAATGGTCCTCACGTGACGATCGAGATCACCGCCGAGGTCTTGGAGTCACCGGACCTGCCTCCGAACTTTCCGGCACTGTTCGAGGCCGGCGTCGAGCGGATCTGGAACGGCACCTTCCCGAATCATCACGACGCAGGCGCGCCGCCGTGGGAAGTCGAGACGCATGTCACGATTACTCCGGTGCCGCGTTGGCAGCAGCGCGGGGAACATCGCATCTATTTATGGCAATTGAACGAAAAGGATCGGGTCATGGCCGAAGTGAATCGGCTCGGCGGTCGAGTGATGCGGATCGATCCCGATTTGTTTACCACGCTGACGACTTTTGAGCGGGAGCGGGAAGTCGTGTATGCCCATGAAGTGGGACATTGGCTGAAGCTAGGGCATTTCGAGCCCGGAGATGAGCCGCGCGACTCGGATGCGATTGTGAATTTGATGCGGGGTGATGCCTGGAAAAACGGGCAGCTCAACGAAGAAGGGGTGGACAACATCTGCGATCTTTTGCAATGTCGGGTCGTGCCGAAGGAGGATCTGCCGCCGTCCGAGCGCTCCCACTGGATTCGGCGCCCGGATTATAAAGGATAG
- a CDS encoding spermidine synthase translates to MGGTHFICLIFFLSGAAALIFETLWFRQAGLVFGNSVWAASLVLASFMGGLALGNGLAARLGERTQRPLRLYVRLELGIAVTGVLLVVGLPHLSSLLVPLFRAAEPAPWLLNGLRLGFAFALLLFPTTAMGATLPLLVRTLATVEPAFGSVLGRLYGWNTLGAVAGVAAAELLLIQALGVRLTGVVAAGANLLAAGLAWGMTRHATVSWASAPPPNPIPTNHPPTRRSQSARNLCSVWPWLAAAFLCGALLLSAEVIWTRLMLLFVYGTHAAFAAILCVVLSGIAFGGLLGGTWLRHQTTAFRHAASVAAGCGIAIVLSYRWLDLGIARYSATAPQQFLAALPLTIAIALATSLGSGLLFTLIGAALQHVVRGDARPVGLLTFANTVGGMCGALAGGFLLLPRLGMERGLFLLACGYGVVALLLLLRPTTVANVAPSDVRSDVAPSAITPSAARSPSAARSSAADVAPSAGWRRWAPLGAFAIVLVAFPFGRMEQHYLHYPIGGYLARGFQVAAVHEGLTETALYLREDLYGVPYRYQLVTNSHPMSSTEPAARRYMKLYVYLPAALHPQLERALLISYGVGSTAKALTDTRALRSIDVVDISRDILDLGRIPYATGGFPLDDPRVRVHIEDGRQFLLTTTNRYDLITAEPPPPKNAGITNLYSQEYFQLLHDRLAAGGMVTYWLPVSQLHPTESHSIIRGFCNVFADCSLWHGSNLEWMLFGTRGAHGPVAAEHFTAQWHDPAVASELRALGMERPEQLGALFIADAAQLATWTATTPPLTDNFPYRITAVPAPFFSILPLYRPWADADSARDRFAASSLIAALWPGELRTASLPYFAWQGMLLEHLVPSTNHSAVLRDLDALLTASPLRTTALWLLQSNADTIRIIRAIAPHTPPDTIIAQQLGIGALIDGDFGASADHFIQAQQLAPQLDLRFLDPYITYARSRATP, encoded by the coding sequence ATCGCCGTCACCGGAGTCTTGCTCGTCGTCGGCTTGCCGCATCTTTCGTCGCTCTTGGTGCCACTGTTCCGCGCGGCCGAACCGGCGCCATGGCTGTTGAATGGACTCCGTCTGGGATTCGCGTTCGCATTGCTATTATTCCCCACGACCGCGATGGGAGCCACGTTACCGCTCCTGGTCCGAACGCTCGCCACCGTGGAACCGGCGTTTGGAAGTGTACTCGGCCGGCTCTACGGATGGAACACCCTCGGTGCAGTGGCCGGCGTCGCCGCGGCGGAGTTGCTGCTCATCCAAGCCCTCGGAGTCCGTCTGACCGGTGTCGTCGCAGCCGGAGCAAATTTGCTGGCAGCCGGTCTGGCGTGGGGAATGACCAGGCACGCCACCGTTTCGTGGGCCTCGGCACCGCCCCCCAATCCCATCCCCACCAACCACCCACCAACCAGACGGAGTCAATCGGCACGCAATCTTTGCTCCGTCTGGCCGTGGTTGGCGGCAGCCTTCCTCTGTGGCGCACTGCTGTTGTCAGCGGAAGTCATTTGGACCCGTCTGATGCTGCTATTCGTCTACGGCACTCATGCCGCGTTCGCGGCGATACTCTGCGTCGTATTAAGTGGCATCGCGTTCGGAGGACTGCTCGGCGGCACTTGGCTACGGCACCAAACCACCGCCTTCCGGCACGCCGCGTCCGTGGCCGCAGGGTGTGGCATCGCCATCGTCCTCAGTTACCGCTGGTTGGACTTAGGAATAGCCCGGTACAGCGCAACTGCGCCACAGCAGTTTCTCGCGGCACTCCCGCTCACCATCGCGATCGCGTTAGCAACCTCACTCGGATCCGGCCTGCTATTCACGCTGATCGGCGCCGCACTCCAACACGTGGTCCGCGGCGACGCGCGGCCGGTCGGCCTGCTGACGTTCGCCAACACGGTCGGCGGAATGTGCGGGGCGCTGGCCGGCGGCTTCCTCCTCCTCCCACGGCTTGGCATGGAACGCGGCCTCTTTCTACTCGCATGCGGTTACGGCGTCGTAGCGCTGCTATTATTGCTCCGGCCCACCACGGTCGCGAACGTTGCTCCGTCGGATGTAAGGTCTGATGTTGCTCCGTCTGCGATTACTCCGTCTGCGGCACGTTCTCCGTCTGCGGCACGTTCGTCGGCAGCGGATGTTGCTCCGTCGGCGGGGTGGCGCCGCTGGGCACCACTGGGTGCCTTCGCGATCGTCCTCGTCGCCTTTCCGTTTGGGCGCATGGAACAGCATTATCTGCACTACCCGATCGGCGGGTACCTTGCGCGGGGGTTCCAAGTTGCCGCTGTGCACGAAGGGCTGACGGAAACGGCGCTGTATCTGCGGGAGGATTTATACGGCGTGCCGTATCGCTATCAATTAGTTACCAACAGTCACCCGATGTCCTCGACCGAACCCGCGGCGCGCCGTTATATGAAGCTCTATGTCTATCTCCCTGCGGCGCTCCACCCCCAACTCGAGCGGGCCTTGCTGATCAGTTACGGCGTCGGCTCCACCGCGAAGGCGCTAACCGATACGCGCGCGTTACGCAGCATCGACGTCGTCGACATCTCGCGGGACATCCTCGATCTAGGCCGAATTCCATACGCCACGGGCGGCTTCCCGCTCGACGACCCGCGCGTCCGCGTGCATATCGAAGACGGGCGCCAGTTCCTGCTCACGACCACGAATCGGTACGATCTGATCACGGCCGAACCGCCCCCTCCAAAAAACGCAGGCATCACGAACCTCTACAGCCAGGAATATTTTCAACTATTGCATGACCGACTCGCTGCGGGTGGCATGGTCACGTACTGGCTGCCGGTCTCGCAGCTCCACCCGACGGAGTCACACAGCATCATCCGCGGATTTTGTAACGTGTTCGCGGATTGCTCGCTGTGGCACGGGAGCAATTTGGAATGGATGCTGTTCGGCACTCGCGGGGCCCACGGGCCAGTCGCGGCGGAACACTTTACGGCCCAGTGGCACGATCCAGCCGTCGCGTCTGAACTGCGCGCGCTCGGGATGGAGCGTCCGGAACAGCTGGGCGCGTTGTTCATTGCCGACGCCGCGCAGCTCGCGACCTGGACCGCCACCACACCGCCGCTCACCGACAACTTCCCGTATCGCATCACGGCGGTGCCCGCACCGTTTTTCAGCATCTTGCCATTGTACCGGCCATGGGCCGACGCCGACAGCGCGCGGGACCGTTTCGCCGCCAGCTCGTTGATTGCCGCGCTGTGGCCTGGGGAACTCCGTACCGCCAGCCTCCCGTATTTTGCCTGGCAAGGGATGCTGCTCGAACACCTCGTCCCGTCGACCAATCACAGCGCTGTATTGCGCGACCTCGACGCATTGCTCACCGCATCACCACTCCGCACCACGGCGCTGTGGCTGCTCCAATCGAATGCCGACACCATCCGGATCATTCGTGCGATTGCGCCGCATACGCCGCCGGATACGATCATTGCGCAGCAGCTCGGGATCGGCGCATTGATCGACGGGGACTTTGGCGCCTCCGCGGACCACTTTATCCAAGCACAGCAGCTCGCCCCACAGCTCGACTTGCGCTTTTTGGACCCGTACATCACGTACGCCCGGTCTCGCGCCACGCCCTGA
- a CDS encoding sodium:proton antiporter, with product MIPLWTIVPFAALLCCIAVLPLAVPHFWERNRNRALIAAALATPTLVWLLQHDPLALQHTALEYFSFICLLGSLYTIAGDILVTGDLRATPRVNTAFLAVGAVLANFIGTTGASMVLIRAFLRTNSERRHVHHLPVFFIFIVSNCGGLLTPLGDPPLFLGYLRGVPFFWTLQLLPHWLCIVGALLLIFYVWDALAYRRETSSDLARDVALVRPLRIQGGINFLPLAGVVGAVFLPTPWRELIMLGMALVSLRLSPQVARRQNVFTWGPILEVAILFAGIFVTMVPALMLLREHGPSFGVTTPGQFFWATGLLSGVLDNAPTYLTFLSLGQGLGLPAEVAGVPTTLLTAISTGAVLMGANTYIGNGPNFMVKAIADHAGFRTPSFFGYCLYSLAILFPLYALLHVIFF from the coding sequence ATGATTCCACTTTGGACCATCGTCCCATTCGCCGCGCTGCTATGTTGCATCGCGGTCTTGCCGCTGGCCGTGCCGCATTTTTGGGAACGCAATCGGAATCGCGCGCTGATTGCCGCCGCGCTCGCCACGCCTACATTGGTCTGGCTACTGCAACACGATCCGCTTGCACTCCAGCACACTGCACTGGAATATTTTTCATTCATCTGTCTGCTCGGCTCGCTCTACACCATCGCCGGCGATATTCTGGTGACCGGCGACTTGCGCGCCACGCCACGCGTCAACACCGCATTTCTCGCCGTGGGGGCTGTGCTAGCGAACTTCATCGGCACCACCGGCGCCAGCATGGTCCTGATCCGCGCGTTTCTGCGCACCAATTCCGAACGCCGCCATGTCCACCATCTCCCGGTCTTTTTCATCTTTATCGTCAGCAACTGCGGCGGACTGCTCACGCCCCTCGGCGACCCGCCGCTCTTCCTCGGCTATCTGCGCGGCGTCCCGTTCTTCTGGACGTTGCAACTCCTCCCCCATTGGCTCTGTATCGTCGGCGCGCTGCTGCTGATCTTCTACGTCTGGGATGCACTGGCGTATCGGCGGGAAACCAGCAGCGACTTGGCCCGCGATGTGGCGCTGGTGCGTCCGCTCCGCATCCAAGGCGGGATCAATTTCTTGCCGCTGGCGGGAGTCGTCGGCGCCGTCTTCCTCCCGACGCCGTGGCGCGAACTGATCATGCTCGGTATGGCGCTGGTGTCGCTGCGGCTGAGTCCCCAAGTCGCGCGGCGACAGAACGTCTTTACCTGGGGGCCGATCCTGGAAGTCGCGATCCTCTTCGCCGGGATCTTCGTCACGATGGTCCCGGCGTTGATGCTGTTGCGGGAACACGGCCCGTCGTTCGGCGTCACGACGCCGGGGCAATTCTTCTGGGCCACCGGATTGCTCTCGGGTGTCCTCGACAATGCCCCGACTTATTTGACGTTCCTCTCGCTCGGCCAAGGGCTCGGCCTCCCGGCCGAAGTCGCCGGCGTCCCGACCACGCTGCTGACGGCGATCAGCACCGGCGCAGTCCTGATGGGCGCCAACACATACATCGGCAACGGCCCCAACTTCATGGTCAAGGCGATCGCCGACCACGCCGGCTTCCGCACCCCGTCGTTCTTCGGCTACTGCCTCTACAGCCTCGCCATCTTGTTCCCACTCTACGCGCTGCTCCATGTGATCTTTTTCTAG